A window of the Nocardia sp. NBC_01329 genome harbors these coding sequences:
- a CDS encoding FAD-dependent monooxygenase, which translates to MSKAPSVAVCGAGIGGLTAALALRKIGIEAHVFERTGRFARVGADINLTPNAVRALDGLGLGAALRDSAARPQFRISRTWDTGAETSRLEMGSSAAARYGSPQLTLHRGDLMSALEAALPRENVSLGRQVLDVRDGTIHFADGSVHRADVTIGADGIHSAVRTALFGREHPTFTGVVAFRAVVPAAAVASVPNLDCFTKWWGPDAATQIVTFPLSQGKDIFIFATCAQDEWTEESWTTPGSADELRELYRDFHPEARALLDACDEVLKSALYVRDPLPAWTEGTVALLGDACHPMMPFMAQGAGQAIEDAVVLARCLGSDQYTGAADALVGYANTRMDRTARIQRGSRSNEWLKTVGNGDWVYEYDAWNTPLAGT; encoded by the coding sequence ATGAGCAAGGCACCGAGTGTGGCGGTCTGTGGAGCGGGTATCGGTGGGCTCACCGCGGCCCTCGCGCTTCGGAAGATCGGCATCGAGGCGCACGTCTTCGAGCGGACCGGTCGATTCGCCCGGGTGGGCGCCGATATCAACCTCACCCCGAACGCCGTCCGGGCACTCGACGGACTCGGTCTGGGCGCGGCACTGCGGGATTCGGCTGCTCGGCCGCAGTTCAGGATCAGCCGGACCTGGGATACGGGCGCGGAGACCTCGCGGCTGGAGATGGGCTCGTCGGCGGCGGCGCGCTACGGATCACCGCAGCTCACCCTGCATCGCGGAGATCTCATGTCCGCCCTCGAGGCAGCGCTGCCGCGGGAAAACGTATCGCTGGGCCGACAGGTCCTCGATGTCCGCGACGGGACGATCCATTTCGCCGACGGCAGTGTGCATCGGGCCGATGTGACCATCGGTGCGGACGGCATACATTCGGCCGTCCGCACCGCGTTGTTCGGCCGGGAGCACCCCACGTTCACCGGTGTCGTGGCGTTCCGTGCGGTGGTTCCTGCGGCAGCGGTCGCCTCGGTCCCGAATCTGGACTGCTTCACCAAATGGTGGGGGCCGGACGCCGCGACGCAGATCGTGACGTTCCCGCTGAGTCAGGGCAAGGACATCTTCATCTTCGCCACCTGCGCTCAGGACGAGTGGACCGAGGAGTCGTGGACGACCCCGGGTAGCGCAGACGAACTGCGCGAACTGTACCGGGACTTCCACCCGGAGGCCCGCGCCCTGCTCGACGCCTGCGACGAGGTACTGAAATCCGCTCTGTACGTACGTGATCCGCTGCCCGCGTGGACCGAGGGTACGGTCGCGCTGCTCGGTGACGCGTGTCATCCGATGATGCCGTTCATGGCGCAGGGGGCGGGCCAGGCGATCGAAGACGCGGTGGTGCTGGCGCGCTGCCTGGGGTCGGACCAGTACACCGGCGCCGCCGATGCCCTGGTCGGGTACGCGAACACCCGAATGGACCGGACCGCACGTATCCAGCGCGGCTCTCGGTCCAACGAATGGTTGAAAACGGTGGGCAATGGTGACTGGGTGTACGAGTACGACGCATGGAACACACCGCTGGCCGGTACCTGA
- a CDS encoding SDR family oxidoreductase: MSRLIVVTGAGRGLGFAIAERLAAAGDRVVIAEMRAELAESAQNSLRDKGYDVTSVVTDIADRDSVVALADKAQALGGADALVNNAALADGVGGDAFWELDEGFFQKVMTVNTFGTWLVSKHLFAQLVRGGGGAIVNIASDAALYGSPRLVHYVGSKGAVMAMTRTMARDGGPHGLRVNAVAPGLTRVEATATVPASRYRLYADNQVLSREQTPDDVAGTVQFLLSDAASYLTGQTLVVDGGFVMN; this comes from the coding sequence ATGAGCAGACTGATCGTGGTCACCGGAGCGGGCCGTGGGCTGGGTTTCGCGATCGCCGAGCGGCTGGCCGCCGCGGGCGACCGGGTCGTCATCGCGGAGATGCGCGCCGAGCTGGCCGAAAGTGCGCAGAATTCGCTGCGGGACAAGGGGTACGACGTCACCTCGGTGGTCACCGATATCGCCGACCGTGATTCGGTGGTGGCCCTCGCGGACAAGGCGCAGGCCCTGGGCGGCGCGGACGCGCTGGTCAACAATGCGGCGCTCGCCGACGGTGTCGGGGGTGACGCGTTCTGGGAACTCGATGAGGGGTTCTTCCAGAAGGTGATGACCGTCAATACGTTCGGGACCTGGCTGGTCAGCAAGCATCTCTTCGCCCAGCTGGTGCGCGGCGGCGGCGGCGCCATCGTGAACATCGCCTCCGACGCCGCCCTGTACGGCTCGCCGCGCCTGGTGCACTATGTCGGCTCCAAGGGCGCGGTCATGGCGATGACCCGCACGATGGCCCGCGACGGGGGCCCGCACGGGCTGCGGGTCAACGCCGTCGCACCCGGTTTGACCCGGGTCGAGGCGACGGCCACGGTGCCGGCGTCACGTTATCGGCTCTATGCCGACAACCAGGTCCTGTCCCGCGAACAGACCCCGGACGATGTCGCGGGCACGGTGCAGTTCCTGCTGTCGGACGCGGCGAGTTACCTGACCGGCCAGACTCTGGTGGTCGACGGCGGGTTCGTCATGAACTGA
- a CDS encoding VOC family protein gives MRFSGTPVCALRALRSVSVTVPDPARSRDFYHEAWGLSTVDEDGDTFWLRATGSEHHVLQLRAGTGNALDRISFALGTPREVDDAARALQKLGIPLLREPGRLDDAGGGYGLQLIDPEGRCLELSADTFAVSAREPAGRRAIPRKLAHIVLNTSDIDRTADFYTQVLGMRISDWSEHQMTFLRCNSDHHVIALNQAEFPSINHVAYEMESLDHFMRGLGSLQRSGIVPQWGPGRHGPGDNTFSYFTDPAGLVCEYTSEVAQIDEDRWLCRTWKRTPELSDQWGTAGPPTTTVRAAMAGVPDLGHRARVTPGIDDYFYGGSDMWRVRP, from the coding sequence ATGCGTTTCTCCGGAACACCGGTCTGCGCTCTCCGGGCGTTGCGGTCGGTATCGGTCACGGTGCCCGACCCGGCCCGTTCGCGCGACTTCTACCATGAAGCCTGGGGTCTGAGCACCGTCGACGAAGACGGTGACACCTTCTGGCTGCGTGCCACGGGCAGCGAGCACCACGTGCTGCAACTGCGCGCCGGCACCGGCAACGCACTGGACCGGATATCGTTCGCGCTCGGGACGCCGCGCGAGGTCGACGACGCGGCCCGCGCCCTGCAGAAGCTCGGCATCCCCCTCCTGCGCGAGCCCGGCAGGCTCGATGACGCAGGCGGTGGCTACGGTCTGCAACTCATCGATCCGGAGGGCCGCTGCCTCGAACTGTCCGCCGATACGTTCGCCGTGTCCGCGCGGGAACCGGCAGGTCGCCGGGCGATTCCCCGCAAGCTCGCCCATATCGTGCTCAACACCAGCGATATCGATCGCACTGCGGACTTCTACACCCAGGTGCTCGGCATGCGGATCTCGGACTGGTCCGAACACCAGATGACCTTTCTGCGTTGTAATTCCGACCATCACGTCATCGCGCTGAACCAGGCCGAATTCCCCTCGATCAACCACGTGGCCTACGAGATGGAGAGTCTCGACCACTTCATGCGTGGTCTCGGCAGCCTCCAGCGCAGCGGCATCGTCCCGCAGTGGGGTCCCGGCCGACACGGACCGGGCGACAACACCTTCTCGTACTTCACCGATCCGGCCGGGCTGGTCTGTGAGTACACCTCCGAAGTGGCCCAGATCGACGAAGACCGTTGGCTGTGCCGGACCTGGAAGCGTACGCCCGAACTCTCCGACCAGTGGGGTACCGCGGGTCCGCCGACGACCACGGTCCGCGCGGCGATGGCCGGAGTACCCGACCTCGGGCACCGCGCCCGCGTCACTCCCGGCATCGACGACTATTTCTACGGGGGCAGTGATATGTGGAGGGTGCGGCCGTGA
- a CDS encoding RidA family protein has protein sequence MSAHPYSPAFGIAGFGFVSGALSVDADGIAVPGRRAALEAAMARLSERLSTIDMTLENVVKTTYFVTDVALRDEANRHYEAVFAEPRPARSFVEVAALPYGATVEIEAIAHRG, from the coding sequence ATGAGCGCTCATCCCTACAGCCCGGCCTTCGGTATCGCGGGCTTCGGTTTCGTCTCCGGCGCGCTGTCGGTCGACGCGGACGGTATCGCGGTCCCCGGCCGCCGGGCGGCCCTCGAAGCCGCGATGGCCCGGCTGAGCGAGCGACTCTCGACCATCGATATGACGTTGGAGAACGTCGTGAAGACCACCTATTTCGTCACCGACGTCGCCTTGCGGGACGAGGCGAACCGGCACTACGAGGCGGTGTTCGCCGAACCGCGTCCGGCACGGTCGTTCGTCGAGGTCGCCGCGCTGCCCTACGGCGCGACGGTCGAGATCGAAGCTATCGCCCACCGCGGGTAA
- a CDS encoding thiamine pyrophosphate-binding protein — MTTTDRPGAKEPTGGDVLVAVMRRHGIDTAFGVISIHNLPLVEAVARELKFVEMRHEAAVVNAADGYARATGKIGIAITSTGTGAGNAAGSMLEALTAGSRVLHVTGQIESEYLGSGGSTRGVIHEVPKQLQMLDAVSRYAATIERAEDVEADLETAIAHILAAPQGPASVEWPSDLQYLAHPADQRGYEPPAFDTPVPDSAAIAEAVALLSAAERPLLWVGGGAAGAKTELAVLLHTLGAGLLTSNSGRAIVPEDDALVIGNFASAPEVAPLLAEADLLLSIGTHFRSNETKSYHLRLPVTQIQIDVDPASIGRIYPAKVGIVGDAATTLAAINDGLTSTSVDPGWSARVTDTRVAVRAALAAYIGGYAEICEGMRSVLPRESVVARDVTIPSSQWGNRLLPFYERETNIFPLGGGIGQGLAMGIGAALGRPEVPTAVVAGDGGLAVHLGELASLAGSGAWCVVVIFNDGGYGVLRNMQEANGFDRSGVDLFTPRFDLLAAALDIPYTLVQGSGRFERAFADAVATRGPAIVEVDVAAVEPPPGPFTPPVHIPVRQG, encoded by the coding sequence ATGACGACCACCGACAGGCCCGGCGCGAAGGAGCCCACCGGCGGCGATGTGCTCGTCGCTGTCATGCGCAGGCACGGCATCGACACCGCGTTCGGCGTGATCAGCATCCACAATCTGCCCCTCGTCGAAGCGGTGGCGCGGGAGCTGAAGTTCGTGGAGATGCGCCACGAGGCGGCGGTGGTCAACGCCGCCGACGGGTACGCGCGCGCGACCGGAAAGATCGGTATCGCGATCACCAGCACGGGTACCGGCGCCGGTAACGCCGCGGGCTCCATGCTCGAAGCACTGACCGCCGGTAGCCGGGTGCTGCACGTGACCGGCCAGATCGAGAGCGAGTACCTGGGCTCCGGCGGGTCGACGCGGGGCGTTATCCACGAGGTGCCCAAACAACTGCAGATGCTCGACGCCGTCTCCCGCTATGCGGCGACCATAGAACGGGCAGAAGATGTCGAAGCGGATCTGGAAACCGCTATCGCCCATATCCTCGCCGCTCCGCAGGGCCCGGCCAGCGTCGAATGGCCCTCGGATCTGCAATATCTGGCGCATCCGGCCGATCAGCGCGGGTACGAGCCGCCGGCTTTCGATACGCCGGTACCCGACAGCGCCGCGATCGCCGAGGCCGTCGCGTTGCTCTCGGCGGCCGAGCGTCCCCTGCTCTGGGTAGGTGGGGGAGCGGCCGGCGCGAAGACCGAGCTGGCCGTCCTGCTGCACACTCTCGGGGCAGGCTTGCTGACCAGCAATTCGGGGCGGGCGATCGTGCCCGAGGACGACGCGCTGGTGATCGGGAATTTCGCGTCCGCGCCGGAGGTCGCGCCGCTGCTCGCGGAGGCCGATCTGCTGCTGTCGATCGGTACCCACTTCCGCTCCAACGAGACCAAGAGCTACCACCTCCGGTTACCTGTCACTCAGATCCAGATAGATGTGGATCCGGCGTCCATCGGCCGGATCTATCCGGCGAAGGTCGGCATCGTCGGGGATGCCGCGACAACCCTGGCCGCGATCAACGACGGCCTGACGAGCACGTCGGTGGATCCGGGGTGGTCAGCACGGGTCACCGACACCAGGGTGGCGGTTCGCGCGGCGCTCGCGGCCTATATCGGCGGCTACGCCGAGATCTGCGAAGGGATGCGGTCGGTACTGCCACGCGAATCCGTGGTGGCGCGCGATGTGACCATCCCCTCCAGCCAGTGGGGCAATCGATTGCTCCCGTTCTACGAACGCGAGACCAATATCTTCCCCCTCGGCGGTGGTATCGGGCAGGGACTGGCCATGGGGATCGGTGCCGCGCTCGGTCGGCCCGAGGTGCCGACCGCCGTTGTCGCCGGGGACGGCGGCCTCGCCGTGCACCTCGGCGAACTCGCCTCGCTCGCCGGCAGCGGTGCGTGGTGTGTCGTGGTGATCTTCAACGACGGCGGCTACGGCGTACTGCGGAATATGCAGGAGGCCAACGGTTTCGACCGATCGGGAGTCGACCTGTTCACGCCTCGGTTCGATCTGCTCGCGGCCGCGCTCGATATTCCCTACACCCTGGTCCAGGGCTCCGGACGTTTCGAGCGGGCGTTCGCGGACGCGGTGGCGACGCGCGGTCCGGCGATCGTCGAGGTCGATGTCGCGGCGGTCGAACCGCCGCCCGGCCCGTTCACCCCACCTGTGCACATCCCGGTTCGGCAGGGCTGA
- a CDS encoding RidA family protein translates to MTRVAAETVPEAPRPGMFSNARVHGDQFFLSGMHAGAPGGTVGGADTYLQAREAFRRVRALTEACGAVLDDILVLRVYLTDIADRALVGRARSEVFSGDFPCSTLVEVSALVEPGLKVEIEAHGVIGSHRSIRPTAVADRIHTLERLRKRS, encoded by the coding sequence ATGACCCGGGTTGCGGCGGAGACGGTTCCGGAAGCGCCCCGGCCGGGCATGTTCAGCAACGCCAGAGTGCACGGCGACCAGTTCTTCCTGTCCGGTATGCATGCCGGCGCGCCGGGCGGGACAGTGGGCGGCGCCGACACCTACCTCCAGGCCCGGGAGGCGTTCCGGCGGGTTCGGGCGCTCACCGAGGCCTGCGGGGCCGTACTGGACGACATCCTCGTATTGCGCGTCTATCTGACCGATATCGCCGACCGGGCGCTGGTCGGCAGGGCGCGCTCCGAGGTGTTCTCCGGCGACTTCCCGTGCTCGACGCTCGTCGAGGTGTCGGCGCTCGTCGAGCCCGGCCTGAAGGTGGAGATCGAGGCCCACGGGGTCATCGGATCACATAGGAGCATCCGACCCACCGCTGTCGCGGATCGGATTCACACTCTCGAAAGATTGAGGAAGAGATCATGA
- a CDS encoding alpha/beta fold hydrolase, protein MTGDEWDDDTPAHALVCLHAGPDPARWFADQVAALGAIAHRCRPLDPADPECVDAWVNEVASAVTALGHGRVHLLATGTTAFGALALAARRPALVTGLVLGDPRVDPAAPGYDELLAQVAAPSLVIASVPDERVDIAQAQSIAGGIDNGVFVVIDGGTVPAHRERAASFNEWVTAFTIIAEGLDAMASQRQEKTNA, encoded by the coding sequence ATGACCGGCGACGAATGGGACGATGACACTCCGGCGCACGCGCTGGTGTGCCTGCACGCCGGACCGGATCCGGCGCGCTGGTTCGCCGATCAGGTCGCGGCGCTCGGCGCGATCGCCCACCGGTGCCGCCCGCTGGATCCGGCCGACCCGGAGTGCGTCGACGCCTGGGTGAACGAGGTCGCGTCCGCCGTGACCGCCCTGGGTCACGGCCGCGTGCACCTCCTGGCCACGGGCACCACGGCATTCGGTGCCCTCGCCCTCGCCGCCCGGCGTCCGGCGCTGGTCACCGGCCTCGTGCTCGGTGACCCGCGGGTCGACCCGGCCGCTCCCGGGTACGACGAACTCCTGGCGCAGGTGGCCGCCCCGAGCCTGGTCATCGCCTCGGTCCCCGACGAGCGGGTGGATATCGCGCAAGCGCAGAGCATCGCCGGTGGAATCGATAACGGTGTGTTCGTCGTCATCGACGGCGGCACGGTCCCGGCCCACCGCGAACGCGCCGCCTCGTTCAACGAATGGGTCACCGCGTTCACCATCATCGCCGAAGGTCTCGATGCCATGGCATCGCAGCGACAGGAGAAAACCAATGCCTGA
- a CDS encoding SDR family oxidoreductase has product MDLQLTDRTVVVTGASSGVGLATTRMLIAEGARIAACARDLDRLRAAIDSIDNVDPDRIHLASCDVTDRGEVESFIGSAAEHFGGIEGLVCNAGRSLMAPLSQTTDEQIRAEFDLKIFGSWNPVRAARPLLAAADRGAVVNVNAILSRQPEPRLAVTSAARAALLNLTHSMAEELAADGTRVNSVLLGLVDTGQWRRRFETSGTALDYTAWSAEIAADRGIALGRFGTADEVAFHIVTLLSPLSGYTTGTSIDVGGGVGRYI; this is encoded by the coding sequence ATGGATCTGCAACTGACCGACCGTACCGTGGTGGTCACCGGCGCGAGCTCCGGTGTCGGATTGGCGACCACACGGATGCTGATCGCCGAGGGCGCCCGGATCGCCGCCTGCGCCCGCGATCTGGACCGGTTACGGGCCGCGATCGACTCGATCGACAATGTCGATCCCGACAGGATCCACCTGGCCTCCTGCGATGTCACCGACCGCGGCGAGGTCGAATCCTTCATCGGTTCCGCCGCCGAGCATTTCGGCGGTATCGAAGGGCTGGTGTGCAATGCCGGACGCTCCCTCATGGCGCCGCTCTCGCAGACCACCGACGAGCAGATCCGCGCGGAATTCGACCTGAAGATCTTCGGCTCGTGGAATCCGGTGCGCGCGGCCCGCCCACTGCTCGCTGCCGCGGACCGCGGCGCCGTCGTCAACGTCAACGCGATCCTCTCCCGCCAGCCGGAACCTCGCCTGGCCGTCACGTCGGCCGCGCGGGCCGCGCTGCTCAACCTCACCCATTCCATGGCCGAGGAGCTTGCCGCGGACGGGACCCGAGTGAACTCGGTGCTGCTCGGGCTCGTCGACACCGGCCAGTGGCGCCGCCGTTTCGAGACCTCGGGGACCGCGCTCGACTACACCGCGTGGAGCGCGGAGATCGCCGCCGACCGCGGTATCGCGCTGGGCCGATTCGGCACGGCCGACGAGGTCGCGTTCCACATCGTCACCCTGCTCTCACCACTGAGCGGATACACCACCGGCACCAGCATCGACGTCGGCGGTGGCGTCGGCCGATACATCTGA
- a CDS encoding recombinase-like helix-turn-helix domain-containing protein — translation MPEKAAHYLAPDQTHPEPISPYETKLSGSIMEVFGRGTHDLPGLIAGLNELGLHAPDGQAWNEHNFRAEMRRLGD, via the coding sequence ATGCCTGAAAAAGCCGCGCACTACCTCGCGCCCGATCAGACACACCCCGAACCGATCAGCCCCTACGAGACCAAGCTGTCCGGTTCGATCATGGAGGTTTTCGGCCGGGGCACCCACGACCTGCCCGGACTGATCGCGGGACTGAACGAACTGGGGCTGCACGCTCCCGACGGGCAGGCCTGGAACGAGCACAATTTCCGCGCCGAGATGCGACGACTGGGAGACTGA
- a CDS encoding alpha/beta fold hydrolase — protein MTVTAEPAAQVDRWVSAQGISLEVRGAGDPVLLLHGIGGSAAACGALAEVLSSHGYRTYCWDAPGYGRSADPAPSSDGSTERCDHGVVVADLIAELGAEPIHLLGTSWGGVIATAVAAANPAAVRSLVLADSTRGSGVNQQRAQGMRARIGELRELGGPAFAAARAGRLVSTACDAGIARAVESDMARVRLPGYAAAAEFMARTDTGPSLAAVAAPTLVLVGADDIVTGVDESRLLADAIPGARFGLILDAGHAAVQEKPVETAAHILRFWKELGE, from the coding sequence GTGACCGTCACGGCCGAGCCGGCTGCCCAGGTGGACCGATGGGTTTCGGCACAGGGGATCTCGCTCGAGGTCCGCGGTGCGGGTGATCCGGTGCTGCTCCTGCACGGCATCGGCGGCAGCGCCGCGGCCTGCGGGGCGCTGGCCGAGGTGCTGAGCTCGCATGGCTACCGCACGTATTGCTGGGACGCGCCGGGATACGGGCGGTCCGCCGATCCGGCACCGAGCTCGGACGGATCCACCGAGCGCTGTGACCACGGCGTGGTGGTCGCGGACCTGATCGCCGAGCTCGGTGCCGAGCCGATACATCTGCTCGGCACGTCGTGGGGTGGGGTGATCGCGACCGCGGTCGCCGCCGCGAATCCGGCGGCGGTCCGTTCGCTCGTACTGGCCGACAGCACCCGCGGCTCGGGGGTGAACCAGCAGCGGGCGCAGGGGATGCGGGCACGGATCGGTGAACTGCGTGAACTCGGCGGACCGGCGTTCGCCGCGGCCCGGGCAGGACGGCTGGTCTCGACCGCCTGCGACGCCGGGATCGCGCGCGCGGTGGAGTCCGATATGGCGCGAGTCCGCCTGCCGGGCTACGCCGCCGCCGCCGAATTCATGGCCCGCACCGATACCGGGCCGAGCCTGGCCGCAGTGGCGGCACCCACGCTGGTGCTGGTCGGGGCGGACGACATCGTCACCGGCGTCGACGAATCCCGGTTGCTCGCCGACGCGATTCCAGGAGCGCGCTTCGGGCTGATCCTGGACGCCGGTCATGCGGCAGTGCAGGAGAAGCCGGTCGAGACGGCCGCGCACATCCTGCGGTTCTGGAAGGAACTGGGCGAATGA
- a CDS encoding Rieske 2Fe-2S domain-containing protein, with product MTTATTSAPTATGGPKKRAVGVRKDMTAADIAATGLRDRWYPILPSRMVRPGESKKVTRLSVDWVLFRDPRGTVHMLEDRCPHRSAPLSVGQHLGDRLACKYHGVQVDGSGTVVSVPGMPGCALEGKQATVSLQVVEAADTIFAFVPLTRDSEPTPFVLPDRLTDEAVSWFPNFAEWAGPWRFYMDNVLDPMHGAFLHRDSHSMFGGDTSARFRIRETDRGFFFEKTDQVGVNFDWVEYVRGSMDYVDLEIPYAPNAGPGGVFGIVGMATPIDADNSAIFHWRTRRVAGWEREVWRFLYRTRLEARHWEVLEQDREVLEALAADADHEEHLYQHDLGVSRIRRIYRADAKKQAAILAGAPV from the coding sequence ATGACCACCGCCACCACATCCGCCCCGACCGCGACCGGCGGTCCGAAGAAACGCGCGGTCGGCGTCCGCAAGGATATGACCGCCGCCGATATAGCCGCCACCGGGCTGCGCGACCGGTGGTATCCGATCCTGCCGTCGCGCATGGTGCGCCCGGGCGAGTCCAAGAAGGTCACCCGGCTGTCCGTCGACTGGGTGCTCTTCCGGGACCCGCGGGGGACCGTTCATATGCTCGAGGACCGCTGCCCGCATCGCAGCGCTCCATTGTCGGTCGGCCAGCACCTCGGCGACCGGCTCGCCTGCAAGTACCACGGCGTCCAGGTGGACGGCTCCGGCACCGTCGTATCCGTGCCCGGTATGCCCGGCTGCGCCCTCGAGGGTAAACAGGCGACAGTGTCCTTGCAGGTTGTCGAGGCCGCCGACACCATCTTCGCGTTCGTCCCGCTGACCCGGGATTCCGAGCCGACCCCGTTCGTCCTGCCGGACCGGCTCACCGACGAGGCAGTCTCCTGGTTCCCGAACTTCGCCGAGTGGGCCGGACCCTGGCGCTTCTATATGGACAATGTCCTCGATCCGATGCACGGTGCGTTCCTGCACCGCGATTCGCATTCGATGTTCGGCGGTGACACCTCGGCTCGCTTCCGGATCCGGGAGACCGACCGCGGCTTCTTCTTCGAGAAGACCGATCAGGTCGGCGTGAATTTCGACTGGGTCGAGTACGTGCGCGGATCCATGGACTACGTCGACCTGGAGATCCCCTACGCCCCGAACGCCGGCCCCGGCGGCGTATTCGGCATCGTTGGCATGGCCACGCCGATCGACGCCGACAACTCCGCGATCTTCCACTGGCGCACCCGCCGGGTAGCCGGCTGGGAGCGTGAAGTGTGGCGCTTCCTGTACCGCACCCGGCTCGAGGCCCGGCACTGGGAGGTGCTCGAACAGGACCGCGAGGTGCTCGAGGCGCTGGCCGCCGACGCCGATCACGAGGAGCACCTGTATCAGCACGACCTCGGTGTCTCGCGTATCCGCCGCATCTACCGGGCGGACGCGAAGAAGCAGGCGGCGATTCTGGCGGGCGCACCGGTATGA
- a CDS encoding cupin domain-containing protein: MSSTEKTGVDLDALIDSCIAAAGTRHEDWDTLGFQAAKGGDRFKRAQIRYIGSGATGNHDTDNNIITADHFTFSNMRLPAGAVGPEHTHHDVEEVFYVLEGEIEVAVHDVEDGTKKAVRTLGYRDLIRVPAGVPRSLANVSDSDALFCVIIGTPKPQLPTYPPSSEMFGVTR, from the coding sequence ATGTCCAGCACCGAAAAGACCGGCGTCGACCTCGACGCCCTGATCGACTCCTGCATCGCCGCCGCCGGCACCCGCCACGAGGACTGGGACACGCTCGGGTTCCAGGCAGCCAAGGGCGGTGACCGTTTCAAGCGGGCGCAGATCCGCTACATCGGTTCCGGTGCCACCGGCAACCACGACACCGACAACAACATCATCACAGCCGACCACTTCACCTTCTCCAATATGCGCCTGCCCGCGGGCGCGGTCGGCCCCGAGCACACCCACCACGACGTCGAAGAGGTCTTCTACGTTCTCGAAGGCGAAATCGAGGTCGCCGTCCACGATGTCGAGGACGGGACGAAGAAGGCGGTGCGCACGCTCGGCTACCGCGACCTGATCCGCGTACCCGCCGGGGTGCCGCGCAGCCTCGCGAACGTCTCCGACTCCGACGCGCTGTTCTGCGTCATCATCGGCACCCCCAAGCCACAACTGCCCACCTACCCGCCCAGCTCCGAGATGTTCGGCGTCACTCGCTGA
- a CDS encoding PDR/VanB family oxidoreductase, which yields MDELMRRTLRVQQKTWEADGVISVTLADPAGAELPSWEPGAHLALHLPNGLVREYSLCSDPADRSRWTVAVLRKPDSRGGSTYIHDLLPVGGLLEVEGPRQNFALGVAARHILVAGGIGITPILSMVRNLHRDGANWTLLYTGRSRSTMAFLDEIDSLPADRVTIHADDAAAGRYPDLDGLLGDIDDDVVAYCCGPESLMTACSGALADPGQLRIERFKAPEPITTGADTAFDVVLAGSGRRIPVGPDVSVLSALHNAGVPVESSCTEGICGTCEVGVVKGDIEHRDFLLSPEEQQTGATMFVCVSRCRSAELVLDL from the coding sequence ATGGACGAGCTGATGAGGCGGACGCTGCGCGTCCAGCAGAAGACCTGGGAAGCCGATGGCGTCATCAGCGTCACGCTGGCCGACCCGGCCGGTGCCGAGTTGCCCAGCTGGGAACCAGGTGCGCACCTCGCATTGCACCTGCCGAACGGGCTCGTCCGGGAATATTCGCTCTGCTCGGATCCGGCGGACCGGTCGCGGTGGACCGTGGCAGTGCTGCGTAAGCCGGATTCTCGGGGCGGCAGCACCTATATCCACGACCTCCTGCCGGTCGGCGGGCTCCTCGAGGTCGAGGGGCCCCGCCAGAACTTCGCGCTCGGCGTCGCGGCCCGGCACATCCTGGTCGCGGGCGGGATCGGAATCACTCCGATCCTCTCGATGGTGCGCAACCTGCATCGCGACGGCGCGAACTGGACGCTGCTCTACACCGGACGATCCCGGTCGACGATGGCGTTTCTCGACGAGATCGACTCCCTGCCCGCCGACCGCGTGACGATCCACGCGGACGACGCGGCAGCGGGTCGATACCCCGACCTGGACGGGCTGCTCGGGGATATCGACGACGATGTCGTGGCCTACTGCTGCGGCCCCGAGTCGTTGATGACCGCCTGCTCCGGCGCGCTGGCCGACCCCGGACAGTTGCGTATCGAGCGGTTCAAAGCACCCGAACCGATCACGACCGGCGCCGACACCGCCTTCGACGTGGTCCTGGCCGGCAGCGGTCGGCGGATCCCGGTCGGCCCGGATGTCTCGGTCCTGAGTGCGCTGCACAACGCCGGTGTACCGGTCGAGAGCTCGTGTACCGAAGGTATCTGCGGGACCTGTGAGGTCGGCGTCGTCAAGGGCGACATCGAACACCGGGACTTCCTGCTCTCACCCGAGGAACAGCAGACGGGTGCCACCATGTTCGTCTGCGTCTCCCGCTGCCGCTCCGCCGAACTCGTCCTCGACCTGTAA